Within Sphingobium aromaticiconvertens, the genomic segment TCCAGCAGATCAACAACCAGATCCAGTCCCTCCAGAACGAGGCGTCGTCTCTGGTCAACGAGGCGAAAAACCTCGCCAGCCTGCCATTCTCCTCGCTCCAGCAACTACAGGCGCAGGTCGCCCAGACCCAGCAGCTTCTCGGCCAGGCGCAGCGCATCGCCTATGACGTCCAACAGATCGAACAGGCGTTCTCGACCCGCTATCGCAACATCGACCTCAATGCGTCCGACCAGGCGCTGATCGACGGCGCGCAGGACCGCTGGGAAACCAGCGTCGCCGGGTTCGAGGATGCGTTGAAGGTCCAGGCTGGCGTGGTCGGCAATATCGACGGCACGCGCACCGCCATGTCGAACATCGTCGGCGCCAGTCAATCGGCATCCGGGGCGTTGCAGGCGGCGCAGGCCGGCAACCAGCTTCTCGCCCTGCAATCCCAGCAGATCGCGGACCTCACGGCGCTTCTCGCGGCGCAGGGACGTGCCCAGTCGCTCGAATCCGCCCGCGACGCCGCCACCGAAGCGCAAGGGCGCGAGCAGTTCCGCCGCTTCATGACGCGCAGCGGCAACTGATCGGACGCGGCCAGGCATCGGCCGGAAAGGGAGAATGGGAATGAGCCGCAGCGCGAAGATCGCAGGCGTGGCGCTGGCCGCGGGCATATTGCTGGCCACCGCCATCGTCATCGCCGTCGATGACCGGCCGGCGGAGAAGGCCCCGCCGCGGATCGAGGCGATCGGCGCCGATCCGCTGCGCGCCGAGCTGGACCGCTGCCGCACCCTGACCATGCCCGACGCCGGTTGCGAGGCGGCGTGGGAAGATCATCGCCGCCGTTTCCTCGGCCGCGACCCTGCCGACCGACAGACCGATACCGCAACAGCCATGAGTGCGCCGGACAACGGGCTTGATGCCGAGCCTTCCAGCGAGCCGGTCACGGACCCCTTGACCGAAATACCCGCCATTGCCGCCGACAAGGCGGCCACGTCTGCATCCGAGTTGGGCCGCTGACATGAACGACGTCGGCGTCATCAACCGCTTCCTCGACACCTTCAACAGCTACATCGACAGCGGGTTCGGACTGCTTGGCGGCGAGATCGCCTTCCTCACCACCACCCTGATCGTCATCGACATCACGCTCGCCGGCCTGTTCTGGGCCTGGGGCGCCGACGAGGACGTCATGCACCGGCTGGTCAAGAAGGTGCTTTATGTCGGCTTCTTCGCCTTCGTCATCGGCAATTTCTCCGCGCTCGCCGGGATCGTGTTCGACAGCTTCGCCGGGCTGGGCCTGAAGGCCAGCGGCGCCAGCATCAGCCTCGCCGATTTCATGAAGCCCGGCAGCGTCGCCGCCACCGGGTTCGATGCGGGCGAACCGCTGCTCGACGCCATCGGCGATCTGATGGGGTTCCGCAGCTTCTTCGCCAACTTCATCCAGATCGCGGTGCTGCTGATCGCCTGGGTGATCATTCTCATCGCCTTCTTCATCCTGTCGGTGCAGCTCTTCGTCACCCTGATCGAGTTCAAGCTGGTGACGCTGGCCGGCTTCGTGCTGCTGCCGTTCGCCCTGTTCAACAAGACCGCCTTCCTCGCCGAAAAGGTGCTGGGCAATGTCGTGGCGTCCGGCGTCAAGGTTCTGGTGCTCGCGGTCATTGTCGGCATCGGCACCGGCCTGTTCGCCGAGTTCACGACCGCGTTCAGCGGAACACCCACCGCCGAGGAAGCCATGTCCGTCACGCTCGCGGCCCTGGCGTTGCTCGGTCTTGGCATCTTCGGCCCCGGCATCGCCACCGGGCTGGTTTCCGGCGCGCCCCAGCTCGGCGCGGGCGCGGCGGTTGGGACCGCACTCGCGGTCGGCGGCGCGGCGATGGCGGGCGGCATGGGCGCGCGTATGGCGATGGGCGGCGCGGCCTCCACCATCGGCGGCGGCGTCAAGGCCGGTGCGGCCGCCGCACGCGGTGGCGCTCATGCCTCGGGCGC encodes:
- the trbJ gene encoding P-type conjugative transfer protein TrbJ, with product MTRFQLRHAMIAGVAMIAIAGASAPANAQFFGGIVYDPTNYAQNVLTAARSLQQINNQIQSLQNEASSLVNEAKNLASLPFSSLQQLQAQVAQTQQLLGQAQRIAYDVQQIEQAFSTRYRNIDLNASDQALIDGAQDRWETSVAGFEDALKVQAGVVGNIDGTRTAMSNIVGASQSASGALQAAQAGNQLLALQSQQIADLTALLAAQGRAQSLESARDAATEAQGREQFRRFMTRSGN
- the trbK-alt gene encoding putative entry exclusion protein TrbK-alt, yielding MSRSAKIAGVALAAGILLATAIVIAVDDRPAEKAPPRIEAIGADPLRAELDRCRTLTMPDAGCEAAWEDHRRRFLGRDPADRQTDTATAMSAPDNGLDAEPSSEPVTDPLTEIPAIAADKAATSASELGR
- the trbL gene encoding P-type conjugative transfer protein TrbL translates to MNDVGVINRFLDTFNSYIDSGFGLLGGEIAFLTTTLIVIDITLAGLFWAWGADEDVMHRLVKKVLYVGFFAFVIGNFSALAGIVFDSFAGLGLKASGASISLADFMKPGSVAATGFDAGEPLLDAIGDLMGFRSFFANFIQIAVLLIAWVIILIAFFILSVQLFVTLIEFKLVTLAGFVLLPFALFNKTAFLAEKVLGNVVASGVKVLVLAVIVGIGTGLFAEFTTAFSGTPTAEEAMSVTLAALALLGLGIFGPGIATGLVSGAPQLGAGAAVGTALAVGGAAMAGGMGARMAMGGAASTIGGGVKAGAAAARGGAHASGAAASAYSLGSLGKSGGSAVAGGMSAVGQAAVGGAVNAAASPLKKVAAKAGGAMKSSFTSGARAGFTATGGTITGGAAPASADASLAAAGSSAAGGPPAWAKAMKRSQAMKAGVSATTHAVRSGDRGGGGASVDLSQKD